The proteins below are encoded in one region of Sulfolobus islandicus Y.N.15.51:
- a CDS encoding flavin reductase family protein: MSETIRNIMRLFPLGIVVVTTKWSDNLVGMTVNTFNSLSLNPPLVMFTADKTKGNDVPFIESNGFIVNFVDDEKIFNTFAFKPIKERFKEAKFFEGLDGIPVLADSYAYMEVKKYKTIDIGDHTIVVGEVINGKVVRDNFSPLVYYNRNYWKLCR, from the coding sequence ATGAGCGAGACGATAAGGAATATAATGAGATTATTTCCACTAGGAATAGTAGTAGTTACAACTAAATGGAGTGATAATTTAGTAGGAATGACGGTCAACACATTTAATTCGCTTTCTTTAAATCCACCATTAGTTATGTTTACCGCAGATAAAACTAAGGGTAATGATGTACCTTTTATCGAGAGTAATGGTTTTATAGTAAATTTTGTCGATGACGAAAAAATCTTCAATACATTTGCCTTTAAGCCCATAAAGGAGAGATTCAAGGAGGCAAAGTTCTTCGAAGGTTTAGATGGAATACCCGTATTGGCTGACAGTTACGCTTACATGGAAGTTAAGAAGTATAAGACTATTGATATTGGTGATCACACCATTGTAGTTGGTGAGGTAATTAATGGAAAGGTTGTTAGAGATAATTTCTCACCCTTAGTCTATTACAATAGAAATTATTGGAAGTTATGTAGATAA
- a CDS encoding AMP-binding protein, producing the protein MSWKIYSLDQIKALAKFSMENPEAFWRDKANYITWFRQPEKILEGEPPYEKWFVGGTTNISYNAIDRHLPDKKDKVAFYWTNERLDSFRSISFQDLYQEVNKAAYVLSELGVKKGDTVSMLMPNIPEAVYFSLATHRLGAILIIHYVGLSEETVAYRFNDCGSKVLIVASKTFRNGNEIRIKDFVDKVLESHTTPIQKVLAVPRGYSDFNVNGKRDVVYDDVKPKGKVYVKPVEVEANEPATVYYTSGTTGRPKGLYHSNGGYVIALNWAFKAIFNPTENDVWWTVSELGWPVWPMANLYTIPVMGIPGVLFEGYVGYKRDLFSRVIERYNVSLVWSSTTTLYTLKSLGEESVKSGDTSSLRMILNTGEPLNVGAWMWLNQNLPQVKIADAYWMTEHLSPVGATPYGIGEIPFKAGSAGIQFPGGTYFLIVDDEGKPLPPKQKGYIVLKPLNPALAKMWNDPNYEKIKEKYWSRFPGYFYTGDYGYVDEDGYLFVLGRADDVIRAEGERIGTLEVESVIVTYPNVAEAAVIGQGGNIIAFVVPRQGVEVGDALRNDIKNYCRNAGYIVDKVVFVKRLPKTKSGKIMRRLLKAILANENPGDVSTLDDIRIMEELKEALKSLS; encoded by the coding sequence ATGAGTTGGAAAATATATTCTCTAGATCAGATTAAAGCATTGGCGAAATTCTCTATGGAAAATCCAGAAGCCTTCTGGCGAGATAAGGCTAATTACATAACTTGGTTTAGGCAACCAGAGAAAATACTTGAGGGAGAACCACCGTACGAGAAGTGGTTCGTTGGAGGAACCACAAATATATCCTATAACGCTATAGATAGACATTTACCAGATAAGAAAGATAAGGTGGCATTTTATTGGACCAATGAAAGATTAGATAGTTTTAGGTCAATATCCTTTCAAGATCTTTATCAAGAAGTAAACAAGGCAGCCTATGTCTTAAGTGAATTGGGCGTGAAAAAAGGCGATACGGTATCCATGCTAATGCCTAATATACCAGAAGCTGTATACTTCTCCTTAGCAACACACAGACTGGGGGCAATTCTAATAATACATTATGTAGGTTTGAGCGAGGAAACAGTGGCATATAGGTTTAATGATTGCGGTTCAAAAGTATTGATTGTTGCTTCAAAGACGTTTAGGAATGGAAATGAGATAAGAATTAAGGATTTTGTGGATAAAGTTTTGGAATCTCATACTACACCCATACAGAAAGTCTTGGCAGTGCCGAGGGGATATTCAGATTTTAATGTTAATGGGAAAAGGGATGTTGTGTATGATGATGTGAAACCTAAAGGGAAAGTTTACGTTAAACCAGTGGAAGTTGAGGCTAACGAGCCAGCGACAGTTTATTACACGTCTGGAACTACGGGAAGACCTAAGGGATTATACCATAGTAATGGAGGGTATGTGATAGCACTCAATTGGGCTTTTAAGGCAATATTTAACCCAACAGAGAATGACGTTTGGTGGACTGTTTCAGAATTAGGTTGGCCAGTATGGCCAATGGCAAATTTATACACGATACCAGTAATGGGAATACCTGGTGTGCTTTTTGAGGGATATGTTGGTTATAAAAGGGATCTATTCTCGAGAGTAATTGAGAGATATAATGTAAGCCTAGTTTGGAGTTCTACCACAACTCTTTACACTCTCAAGAGTTTAGGAGAGGAGTCAGTTAAGAGCGGAGATACATCAAGCTTAAGAATGATTCTTAATACAGGAGAACCTTTAAACGTTGGAGCGTGGATGTGGTTAAATCAGAATCTTCCTCAAGTTAAGATAGCAGATGCGTACTGGATGACAGAGCATTTATCGCCAGTTGGTGCAACTCCTTACGGAATCGGCGAAATTCCCTTTAAGGCAGGTTCCGCTGGTATACAATTCCCAGGAGGAACATATTTCTTAATTGTTGACGATGAGGGAAAACCATTACCTCCTAAGCAAAAGGGGTATATAGTGTTAAAACCGCTTAACCCAGCCTTAGCTAAAATGTGGAATGATCCCAATTACGAGAAGATAAAGGAGAAGTATTGGTCTAGGTTCCCAGGATACTTCTACACTGGAGATTACGGTTATGTTGATGAGGATGGATATCTGTTCGTGCTGGGAAGAGCTGATGATGTAATAAGAGCTGAAGGGGAGAGGATAGGAACACTTGAAGTTGAAAGTGTAATAGTAACTTATCCCAACGTGGCCGAAGCTGCCGTAATAGGTCAAGGCGGTAACATAATAGCGTTTGTAGTCCCAAGACAAGGGGTTGAGGTTGGTGACGCACTCAGAAATGACATTAAGAACTATTGTAGGAACGCTGGTTACATAGTTGATAAAGTAGTGTTTGTGAAGAGACTGCCTAAAACCAAAAGCGGGAAGATAATGAGAAGGCTACTAAAGGCTATCCTAGCTAACGAGAATCCAGGTGATGTATCAACATTGGACGATATAAGGATAATGGAGGAACTTAAGGAAGCGTTGAAGAGCCTAAGCTAA
- a CDS encoding thiolase domain-containing protein encodes MGTFLNRIAIIGIGWFGFRSTTPEVSFREMVFEAASRAYKDAGNINPRNDVDSFISCQEDFWEGISIADEFAPDQMGGAMRPTMTVAGDALQGLAHAVMHINSGVANVVSIEAHSKVSDILTFSDLVKFAMDPIYVRSINPPNFHFIAGLDAVKFMQRKGITREDLALVVEKNKKAGLSSPRASYASNISAEDVLKKDYVVYPLSELDMAPFVDGAIVIVVADEEVGKKLKKDDYLVIKGLGFVTDSSNLETAELGKANYMRIASDMAYRMAGIESPRRYFDAVFVDDRYSYKELQHLEGLRVSEEPSKDLREGNLSPQGEIPVNPLGGHIAKGVPLEASGFSLLLDAIDYIKQGKGERALVASWRGIPTLTGSVVVVEKP; translated from the coding sequence TTGGGGACTTTTTTGAATCGAATTGCCATAATAGGCATAGGTTGGTTCGGCTTTAGGTCTACAACTCCAGAAGTCTCATTTAGAGAGATGGTTTTCGAGGCTGCGTCTAGGGCATATAAGGATGCGGGAAATATAAATCCTAGAAATGATGTGGACTCTTTTATATCCTGCCAAGAGGACTTCTGGGAGGGAATATCGATAGCTGACGAATTCGCGCCAGACCAAATGGGAGGAGCAATGAGACCAACCATGACTGTAGCTGGAGACGCGCTTCAAGGATTAGCTCACGCTGTAATGCATATTAATTCCGGTGTAGCTAACGTAGTGTCAATTGAAGCCCATTCTAAGGTAAGCGACATACTAACGTTTAGTGACTTAGTGAAATTCGCAATGGATCCCATATACGTTAGATCCATTAATCCACCAAATTTCCATTTTATTGCAGGGTTAGATGCGGTAAAGTTCATGCAAAGAAAAGGGATAACAAGGGAAGACTTAGCATTAGTAGTGGAAAAGAATAAGAAAGCTGGTCTATCATCTCCTAGAGCGTCTTATGCTAGTAATATATCAGCTGAAGACGTGTTAAAGAAAGATTACGTAGTTTACCCTCTTAGTGAGTTGGATATGGCGCCTTTTGTTGATGGAGCAATAGTTATAGTAGTTGCTGATGAGGAAGTTGGTAAAAAGCTGAAAAAAGATGATTATCTAGTAATCAAGGGACTGGGATTTGTAACTGATTCCTCAAACCTAGAAACTGCAGAGCTAGGAAAGGCAAACTACATGAGGATAGCCTCAGATATGGCATATAGAATGGCTGGAATTGAGTCGCCTAGAAGGTATTTTGATGCTGTTTTTGTTGATGATAGATACAGTTACAAAGAATTACAGCACTTGGAGGGATTGAGAGTTTCTGAGGAACCATCAAAGGACTTAAGGGAGGGAAATCTCTCTCCTCAAGGAGAAATTCCGGTAAATCCATTAGGTGGGCATATAGCTAAGGGAGTTCCTTTAGAAGCTTCAGGTTTTTCATTACTGTTAGACGCAATAGATTATATTAAGCAAGGGAAAGGTGAAAGGGCACTTGTCGCGTCTTGGCGTGGAATTCCCACTCTTACTGGATCAGTTGTGGTGGTGGAAAAGCCATGA
- a CDS encoding acyl-CoA dehydrogenase family protein yields the protein MSEKELFIESLREFLKRDVEKIATKIDKEDYYPRDLVRKLGELGFLIPLTNGLSHYDMMIILEEIAKVSGSLALIADAQGELAGEMIRLYADERQRKEFLEPMSKGEMIGSFALTEPSGGSDIGSMKTFAEKRNGLWRIKGHKMWITQGLYADIFVTVTRTGSSRHDLSVFIVPRGNCVETRKIEVMGNRGTGTAEVIFHDCEVSKDYVVGEVNNGWNMVNSVLEIGRLAISGIAIGLAEAALEEALKWARSRTAFGNSIYDFQGIRWYFADSVAKLNAVKSMAKDVSNKFDENSKDKGVYVAMLKLLSAIIANEIVDISLQVFGGMGYAKGTTIERIYRDARLLRIGEGTDEVQRHIIAKYIERYGIPYI from the coding sequence ATGAGCGAAAAAGAGCTTTTTATAGAATCACTGAGGGAATTCCTCAAAAGAGATGTTGAAAAAATAGCAACTAAAATAGACAAAGAAGATTACTACCCTAGAGATTTAGTTAGGAAACTCGGAGAGTTAGGCTTTCTAATCCCTTTAACTAATGGACTTTCACACTACGATATGATGATAATTTTAGAAGAAATTGCCAAGGTTAGCGGGTCCTTAGCGTTAATTGCTGACGCTCAAGGAGAATTGGCTGGCGAAATGATTAGATTATATGCAGACGAAAGACAAAGGAAGGAGTTTCTAGAACCGATGAGTAAGGGAGAGATGATAGGTAGTTTTGCCCTAACTGAACCTTCTGGTGGAAGTGATATAGGCTCCATGAAGACTTTCGCTGAGAAAAGAAATGGATTATGGAGAATAAAAGGACATAAGATGTGGATAACTCAAGGACTTTACGCTGATATTTTCGTCACAGTTACGAGAACTGGCTCATCTAGGCATGATTTATCCGTTTTCATAGTGCCTAGGGGTAATTGCGTTGAGACTAGAAAAATAGAAGTCATGGGTAATAGGGGAACTGGAACTGCTGAGGTAATCTTTCATGATTGTGAAGTGTCAAAAGATTACGTAGTTGGAGAAGTAAATAATGGGTGGAATATGGTAAATTCAGTACTAGAGATAGGGAGACTTGCTATATCTGGGATTGCAATAGGTTTGGCTGAGGCTGCGTTGGAAGAAGCTCTTAAGTGGGCTAGATCTAGAACAGCATTTGGCAATTCAATTTATGATTTTCAAGGGATAAGATGGTACTTCGCCGATTCCGTAGCTAAACTCAACGCGGTAAAATCAATGGCTAAGGATGTTAGCAATAAGTTTGATGAGAATTCAAAGGATAAGGGAGTTTACGTAGCAATGTTAAAGCTATTATCGGCGATTATCGCTAACGAAATAGTCGATATCTCCTTGCAAGTATTTGGTGGTATGGGTTACGCTAAGGGAACCACTATTGAACGAATATATCGTGATGCCAGATTACTTAGGATAGGTGAGGGAACTGATGAAGTACAAAGACACATTATTGCTAAATATATTGAGCGGTATGGAATACCGTATATTTAG
- a CDS encoding thiolase domain-containing protein, translating to MKVNIHLNKRVAVIGAGLTLFRRRLLETPQEIAWEAASKALDEAGLELKDIDCVVIGSAPDAFDGVNLKGEYLSHGSGGIRKPVSRVYVGGATGVMTAIAGWYHVASGLCQKVLAVAEEKMSPDRPHPQAIFRYIWDPILEKPLNPNLIWIFAMEMHRYMATYGIKKEEIALVSVKNKRNAVNNPYAQLGSKITVEDVLKSEVLVWPVQLLDVSPVSDGGAAIVLASEDLARRYTDTPVWVEGVGWTLDNTEWPARDLSYARYVEFAARMAYKMAGIERPTKEIDVAEPYDPFDYKELHHLEALQLAKRGEAPKLLKEGVFDIDGDIPSSPSGGLLGVGNPIAAAGLMKVISIYWQLKGTAGKMQVKRPVHTGVAQAWGDLMQAGTVIVLRN from the coding sequence ATGAAGGTAAACATTCATTTAAATAAAAGAGTCGCAGTAATAGGTGCTGGCTTAACTCTATTTAGGAGAAGACTACTAGAAACTCCACAAGAGATTGCATGGGAGGCTGCAAGTAAGGCATTAGATGAGGCTGGACTAGAGTTAAAGGATATCGACTGTGTTGTTATTGGAAGTGCACCAGATGCTTTTGATGGAGTTAACCTAAAGGGCGAATACTTATCACATGGTTCTGGGGGCATTAGAAAACCAGTAAGTAGGGTTTATGTGGGTGGTGCTACTGGAGTTATGACTGCCATAGCAGGATGGTATCATGTTGCCAGTGGTTTATGCCAAAAAGTACTTGCTGTAGCTGAGGAAAAGATGAGCCCAGATAGACCTCATCCTCAAGCAATATTCAGATACATATGGGATCCAATCCTTGAAAAACCCTTGAACCCTAATCTAATCTGGATATTTGCAATGGAAATGCATAGATATATGGCAACCTATGGAATTAAAAAGGAGGAGATCGCGTTAGTTTCCGTTAAGAACAAGAGGAATGCAGTAAATAATCCATATGCGCAATTAGGTTCAAAAATAACAGTAGAGGACGTGTTAAAGAGCGAAGTATTAGTTTGGCCAGTTCAACTCTTAGACGTTAGTCCAGTTAGTGATGGTGGGGCGGCAATCGTATTAGCTTCTGAAGACTTAGCGAGGAGGTATACTGATACGCCAGTTTGGGTTGAAGGAGTTGGATGGACGTTAGACAATACGGAGTGGCCTGCTAGGGACTTATCTTACGCTAGATATGTGGAATTCGCTGCTAGAATGGCTTATAAAATGGCTGGGATTGAGAGACCAACTAAGGAAATAGACGTTGCTGAACCATATGATCCGTTTGATTACAAAGAACTACATCATTTAGAGGCACTACAATTGGCTAAGAGAGGAGAGGCTCCAAAATTATTGAAGGAGGGAGTATTCGACATCGATGGTGATATACCCAGTAGTCCCAGTGGAGGTTTACTGGGAGTGGGCAATCCTATTGCTGCTGCGGGTTTAATGAAAGTCATAAGTATATATTGGCAGTTAAAGGGGACCGCTGGGAAAATGCAAGTTAAGAGACCAGTACATACTGGTGTAGCCCAGGCTTGGGGAGATTTAATGCAAGCCGGTACGGTTATAGTTTTACGCAATTGA
- the hpaD gene encoding 3,4-dihydroxyphenylacetate 2,3-dioxygenase codes for MINTLRTSHVCIRVSDLDKARYFYSELLGFVETEKDGDYIYLRGIEEGQHHSLILKKANSAGLSYIGFRVSKGEELDKAREELENLGHKVRKFREKGINEALLFESPEGIPILLYYDMEYVGDLRLAFHRHRGVSPVRLAHVNYMVKDLERELEFFKRFMGYYETERFLDKDGNLAVVWLTRRGDSHEIAIAKSSKNVPGFHHETYYVHDVKDVIKAPDILASVGLWDSIERGPGRHGVTEGYYIYLRDFDKNRIEFFTNDYVVLDPDKWKPIVWTYDQLRYRSDFWGRPIPQSWLTEWVAVEDISTGQLKGWSG; via the coding sequence ATGATCAACACTTTACGTACATCTCATGTGTGTATAAGAGTTAGCGATTTGGATAAGGCGAGATACTTCTACTCAGAACTCTTAGGATTTGTGGAGACAGAAAAGGATGGCGATTATATTTATTTGAGAGGGATTGAGGAAGGTCAGCATCATAGCTTAATACTAAAAAAGGCCAACTCGGCTGGTTTATCGTATATAGGCTTTAGGGTAAGTAAAGGAGAGGAATTAGATAAGGCCAGAGAAGAATTGGAAAACCTAGGTCATAAGGTTAGGAAATTTAGGGAAAAGGGTATTAATGAAGCTCTATTATTTGAATCCCCCGAAGGAATCCCAATACTTCTATACTATGACATGGAGTATGTAGGCGATTTAAGATTAGCATTTCATAGGCATAGGGGAGTGAGTCCAGTCAGGTTAGCCCACGTAAATTATATGGTTAAGGACTTGGAGAGAGAATTGGAGTTCTTTAAGAGATTCATGGGTTACTATGAGACTGAGAGGTTCTTGGATAAGGATGGGAATTTGGCAGTAGTGTGGTTAACTAGAAGAGGGGATTCACACGAAATAGCAATAGCGAAGTCAAGTAAAAACGTTCCGGGATTTCACCATGAGACGTATTACGTTCATGATGTAAAAGATGTCATTAAAGCCCCAGATATTCTAGCCTCAGTGGGATTGTGGGATAGTATAGAAAGGGGTCCCGGTAGACATGGTGTAACTGAGGGTTATTATATTTATTTGAGAGATTTTGATAAAAATAGAATTGAGTTCTTCACCAACGATTACGTGGTTCTGGATCCGGATAAGTGGAAACCAATAGTTTGGACCTATGATCAATTAAGGTATAGAAGTGATTTTTGGGGAAGGCCGATTCCTCAATCTTGGTTAACTGAATGGGTTGCCGTGGAGGATATTTCCACGGGTCAATTAAAGGGGTGGTCTGGATGA
- a CDS encoding Zn-ribbon domain-containing OB-fold protein — protein MVTPLKEEDLSKHYILSYKPNAKYAYTAGQAQSKYLLGLKEGKIYGRKCNKCSRIHVPPKMYCEECFRPTDEWVEVKDEGIVMTAVASFISWTRAKLEEPEIVGIIRLLPSNDRDFVYPGIFHRICASYEQVKSMEIIGKRVKAVWKPKEERKGSIEDIQCFKVI, from the coding sequence ATGGTAACTCCTCTAAAAGAAGAAGACTTAAGCAAACATTATATACTCTCATATAAACCAAACGCTAAATACGCATACACTGCGGGACAGGCTCAGAGCAAATATCTACTTGGACTTAAGGAAGGAAAAATTTATGGAAGGAAGTGCAATAAGTGCAGTAGAATTCACGTACCGCCAAAAATGTATTGTGAGGAATGCTTTAGACCCACTGACGAGTGGGTTGAAGTTAAAGATGAAGGAATAGTAATGACTGCAGTTGCTAGCTTCATAAGTTGGACTAGAGCTAAGTTGGAAGAGCCAGAGATAGTCGGGATTATAAGGCTATTACCTTCTAACGATAGGGATTTCGTATACCCTGGAATATTCCACAGAATATGTGCAAGTTATGAACAAGTGAAGAGTATGGAAATCATAGGGAAGAGGGTTAAGGCGGTGTGGAAGCCAAAGGAGGAAAGGAAAGGAAGTATTGAAGATATCCAATGCTTTAAGGTGATCTAA
- a CDS encoding Zn-ribbon domain-containing OB-fold protein, with translation MSWEKSGKEGRLLRWYDVMEAEKYEYTVGPAGEQFFNGLKQGKIVGSKCRKCGRVFVPARSYCEHCFVKIENYVEVNKDEAYVDSYTIIYNDDEGNKLAQPVFIALIRFPNVEGGLLCYAEGNVKVEAKAKITSFEWPLRVKVD, from the coding sequence ATGTCTTGGGAGAAGAGTGGAAAAGAAGGAAGGCTATTAAGATGGTATGACGTAATGGAAGCTGAAAAATACGAGTATACAGTAGGCCCAGCGGGAGAACAGTTCTTTAACGGGCTGAAACAAGGTAAGATTGTAGGAAGTAAGTGTAGGAAGTGTGGAAGAGTCTTCGTCCCTGCTAGATCCTATTGTGAACACTGCTTCGTCAAGATAGAGAATTACGTGGAAGTAAATAAGGATGAGGCTTACGTGGATTCGTATACAATAATCTACAATGATGATGAAGGTAACAAATTAGCACAACCAGTGTTTATTGCCCTAATTAGATTTCCAAATGTTGAAGGAGGATTGCTGTGTTACGCTGAAGGAAATGTTAAAGTGGAGGCAAAGGCTAAAATTACGAGTTTTGAATGGCCTCTACGAGTCAAGGTTGACTGA
- a CDS encoding helix-turn-helix domain-containing protein: MINLIKHVDIVVSHEDCWTSHMPFTAYTINLEVYPHKNYLRSRILIDSMENKVISNLMKTHRSVIKVMKVDRFKGGTYVDFLNKYKGSIAGVLYDKEVLILGNLIEGKDEKWSFVTSSKNLREILTEIESLGKVKRVETTDFNPILYPNLTEWEKKVLTVSYSYGYLDYPRRATADELAKLLGISKVTFLYHLRNAQRKLIAFSIKNILA; the protein is encoded by the coding sequence ATGATTAACTTGATTAAACATGTAGATATAGTTGTAAGCCATGAAGATTGTTGGACTTCACACATGCCATTTACCGCATATACTATTAATTTAGAAGTTTATCCACATAAGAACTATTTAAGGAGTAGGATTCTTATCGATTCAATGGAAAATAAGGTTATATCAAACTTAATGAAAACACACAGAAGCGTTATAAAGGTTATGAAGGTAGATAGGTTTAAGGGAGGAACTTATGTGGATTTTTTAAATAAATACAAGGGATCAATAGCTGGGGTCCTCTACGATAAGGAAGTGTTGATTCTGGGTAATCTCATAGAAGGTAAAGACGAAAAATGGTCATTTGTAACTTCCAGCAAAAATCTTCGAGAGATTCTTACTGAGATCGAAAGTTTAGGAAAGGTGAAAAGAGTGGAGACAACTGACTTTAACCCAATTCTCTACCCTAATCTGACTGAATGGGAAAAGAAAGTGCTTACGGTATCCTATTCCTATGGTTATTTAGACTATCCCAGAAGAGCAACTGCCGATGAATTAGCTAAGCTATTAGGAATAAGTAAAGTAACGTTCCTCTATCATTTGAGAAATGCCCAAAGGAAGTTAATTGCGTTTTCCATAAAAAACATTTTAGCTTAG
- a CDS encoding MFS transporter, giving the protein MAEKAAVKAGEAIARMDRIPIWGLSYIFIGILGIGFLFTFYDIFDINVSFIQTALTLFHVSNPTSPQIPALLGPIVLLNLVGYIIGALILSPISDVIGRRRMLMITMIITGLGSLYNALANNYVNFLVARTITGIGVGADLAIVNTYIGEVAPINGRARYTSLVFLFSTLGATLGIWLGLFLTTPSAPFPLGLPFALGGSGFFAVNGWRVMYGIGALLALIGLLLRFSLPESPRWLISKGKLTEAERIVEVMEKKATGKLGNLPPLPNIIQPYIAERYSYLDALKTIFSSSLYIKRFGILVSMWLFGYMTVYTLAAGLTSVLASLGFAPPEAGMIAAIGVIGFILVPITTFFVGDRLERKTWTVISVVFTIIGGLLIAIAGTNIALSFLGSIILFYGFNLWVPTSYAWTAESFPTRARSTGFALCDGVGHIGGGIGIIAISSFIGSLIASGVTTALAIEVFLLIALFQAISTIIAIAIGHRSANKRLDEVSP; this is encoded by the coding sequence ATGGCAGAAAAGGCTGCAGTAAAAGCAGGGGAAGCGATTGCTAGAATGGATAGAATCCCAATATGGGGACTTTCATATATTTTTATAGGAATATTAGGTATAGGGTTTCTCTTCACATTTTATGACATTTTCGATATAAATGTATCATTTATACAAACGGCATTAACGCTATTTCACGTTAGCAATCCAACTTCTCCTCAGATTCCAGCATTACTAGGCCCCATAGTCCTATTAAACCTAGTAGGGTATATAATAGGAGCCCTTATACTTTCTCCAATATCTGACGTAATAGGCCGGAGGAGGATGCTAATGATAACTATGATCATTACAGGCCTTGGCAGTTTATATAACGCATTGGCGAATAATTATGTTAATTTTTTAGTAGCAAGGACCATAACTGGTATTGGTGTTGGTGCTGATTTAGCAATAGTTAATACTTATATTGGAGAAGTAGCTCCCATTAACGGAAGGGCTAGATACACTAGTCTAGTATTCTTATTTTCAACACTAGGCGCAACACTAGGCATATGGTTAGGATTGTTCTTAACAACGCCCTCTGCTCCATTTCCTCTTGGATTACCGTTTGCACTTGGTGGAAGTGGGTTCTTTGCGGTTAATGGATGGAGAGTAATGTACGGGATAGGTGCGTTATTGGCTTTAATAGGATTGCTCTTAAGGTTTAGCTTACCTGAATCTCCAAGATGGTTAATATCTAAGGGTAAATTAACTGAAGCTGAAAGGATAGTTGAGGTGATGGAGAAGAAAGCTACTGGCAAGTTAGGTAATCTCCCACCATTACCCAATATAATTCAGCCTTATATTGCAGAGAGGTATTCCTATTTAGATGCATTAAAGACCATATTTAGTTCCTCACTTTATATAAAGAGGTTTGGAATACTTGTCTCAATGTGGTTATTTGGTTATATGACCGTCTATACCTTGGCAGCTGGTTTAACATCTGTATTAGCCTCACTGGGATTTGCTCCACCAGAAGCTGGAATGATTGCGGCAATAGGTGTTATAGGTTTCATATTAGTTCCTATAACAACCTTCTTTGTTGGAGATAGACTTGAAAGAAAGACGTGGACAGTCATTTCAGTAGTCTTCACAATAATTGGGGGATTATTAATAGCTATAGCTGGTACTAACATAGCATTATCTTTCCTAGGATCTATAATTCTCTTTTATGGTTTTAATTTATGGGTTCCAACATCATACGCTTGGACTGCTGAGAGTTTTCCGACTAGGGCTAGGAGTACTGGTTTCGCCTTATGTGACGGTGTAGGTCATATAGGGGGTGGGATAGGGATTATTGCAATTTCCTCTTTCATAGGTTCTCTGATAGCTTCTGGGGTCACTACAGCTTTGGCAATAGAGGTATTTTTGCTAATAGCCTTATTCCAAGCAATTTCAACAATAATTGCAATAGCAATAGGACATAGGTCTGCTAATAAGAGATTGGATGAGGTTTCACCCTAA